The sequence CGCGCGCCCCGGCGCGGGTGCGGTAGTGGCCCGGTTCCTGTTCGTCGTCCCGCCGCTGGTCGGGCACGTGAACCCGGCGGCGGGCGTGGCGGGCGAGCTGACCGCCCGCGGCCACGAGGTCGCCTGGGCGGGCCACGACGAGCTGCTGTGGCGGCTGGCCGGCCCCGACGCGCTCGTGTTCCCGTGCGCGTTGCCCCCGGAGGTCCCCGAGCGGCCGCCGGACCTCAAGGGGCCCGCCGCGCTGCGGTTCCTCTGGCAGGACTTCCTCGTCCCGCTGGCCGACACGATGGCGCCCGGGGTGACCACCGCCCTCGACGCGTTCTCCCCGCACGTCGTGGTCGCCGACCAGCAGGCACTGGCCGGCGGGCTGCTCGCCGAAGCGCACGGCCTGCCGTGGGTCACCTCGGCGACGACGTCGGCGGAACTGGTCGATCCACTGGCCGGGATGCCGAAGGTCGCGGACTGGGTCGGCGAGCTGCTGGCCGGCCTGCGCGCCCGCATCGCCGGCGACCGCGGCAGGGCCGATCCCCGGTTCTCCCCGCACGGCGTGCTCGCCTTCACCACCCGCGAACTGCTCGGCGCGGCCGCGCTGCCGCCGCGGGTCCGGCTGGTCGGCCCGGCCCTCGGCGCGCGGCCGTCCACAAGCGACTTTCCGTGGGAGTGGCTCGACCCGCTGCGCCCGACCGTGCTCGTCTCCCTGGGCACCGCGAACACCGGTACGGGCGCGGAATTCCTGGCGGCGACGGCGGAGGCGTTCGCCGGCCTGCCCGCCCGCGCGGTGATCGTGGACCCGGGCGGCGTGCTCGGCCCGGTCCCGCCGAACGTCCTCGTGCGGCCTTCGGTCCCGCAGCTGCCGTTGCTCGCGCGGGTGGACGCGGTGCTCTGCCACGCGGGCCACAACACGGTGTGCGAGGCGCTGTGGCACGGCCTGCCGCTGGTGGTCGCCCCGATCCGCGACGACCAGCCGATCGTGGCGGCCCAGGTGGTCGCCGCGGGCGCGGGCATCCGCCTGCGCTTCGGCCGCGTGAACCGCGACCGGATCGTCACGGCGCTCGAAGAGGTGCTGACGGAACCGTCGTACCGGCGCGCGGCCGAGGTGGTGGCGGCTTCGTTCCGCGCGGCGGGCGGCAGCGCC is a genomic window of Amycolatopsis lexingtonensis containing:
- a CDS encoding glycosyltransferase; this translates as MARFLFVVPPLVGHVNPAAGVAGELTARGHEVAWAGHDELLWRLAGPDALVFPCALPPEVPERPPDLKGPAALRFLWQDFLVPLADTMAPGVTTALDAFSPHVVVADQQALAGGLLAEAHGLPWVTSATTSAELVDPLAGMPKVADWVGELLAGLRARIAGDRGRADPRFSPHGVLAFTTRELLGAAALPPRVRLVGPALGARPSTSDFPWEWLDPLRPTVLVSLGTANTGTGAEFLAATAEAFAGLPARAVIVDPGGVLGPVPPNVLVRPSVPQLPLLARVDAVLCHAGHNTVCEALWHGLPLVVAPIRDDQPIVAAQVVAAGAGIRLRFGRVNRDRIVTALEEVLTEPSYRRAAEVVAASFRAAGGSAAAAGHLEQLALESLLPET